From a region of the Helianthus annuus cultivar XRQ/B chromosome 5, HanXRQr2.0-SUNRISE, whole genome shotgun sequence genome:
- the LOC110943820 gene encoding uncharacterized protein LOC110943820 — MALIDNRIINRQDALLGAIQENLAYGKFMFTIYPKFALHRDSKDFDKTLSFIHQCERTDLMELGNKVFTINYLISYALTNSTHSIEYKEKENITIEDIFSEIGIVEGSKFSEPSQLQENWAIDIARNKHILGTKPRHSFAGPSLQIRESSNAEDLIRSMSERIDKYGEILKEVIGT; from the coding sequence ATGGCCCTTATTGATAATAGAATTATTAATAGGCAAGACGCTCTTCTGGGAGCGATACAAGAAAATTTAGCTTATGGTAAATTCATGTTTACTATTTATCCTAAATTTGCTTTACATCGAGATTCAAAAGATTTTGATAAAACTTTAAGTTTTATACACCAATGTGAAAGAACTGACCTTATGGAACTAGGAAATAAAGTTTTTACGATTAATTATTTAATTTCGTATGCTTTAACTAATAGTACTCATTCAATTGAGTATAAGGAAAAAGAAAATATAACAATTGAAGATATTTTCTCAGAAATTGGAATTGTCGAAGGAAGTAAATTTTCTGAGCCTTCacaattacaagaaaattggGCAATTGATATTGCACGAAATAAACATATTCTAGGAACAAAACCTAGACACAGTTTTGCTGGACCCTCTTTACAAATAAGAGAATCTAGTAATGCTGAAGACTTAATACGATCCATGTCTGAAAGAATAGACAAATATGGAGAAATCTTAAAAGAGGTTATTGGGACGTAA